In candidate division KSB1 bacterium, the following proteins share a genomic window:
- the deoC gene encoding deoxyribose-phosphate aldolase, whose protein sequence is MRTPADLAPYIDHANLRPGATPDEIRRLCEEALQYGFASVCVNPCYVPLCAELLRDSTVRVGTVIAFPFGASSPDQKVFEAKTVLRDGAREVDMVLNIGWLKGGKDEWVRKEIARVVHALGGRAILKVIIETCLLNEEEKVRAARIVEEAGGDYVKTSTGFNGPGATVEDVRLIRQTVSPRVGIKASGGIRDARTALEMLQAGASRIGTSSGVAIVNAVSF, encoded by the coding sequence ATTCGGACGCCGGCGGACCTGGCTCCCTATATCGATCACGCCAATCTCCGACCGGGGGCTACGCCTGATGAGATCCGCCGCCTGTGTGAGGAGGCCCTCCAGTACGGTTTCGCCAGTGTGTGCGTGAATCCCTGCTACGTACCCCTCTGTGCAGAGTTGCTGCGGGATTCCACGGTGCGCGTGGGGACCGTAATCGCGTTCCCCTTTGGCGCGTCGAGCCCCGATCAGAAGGTCTTCGAGGCCAAAACGGTGCTCCGCGACGGCGCCCGAGAAGTGGATATGGTCCTGAACATCGGCTGGCTAAAGGGGGGCAAGGACGAGTGGGTTCGTAAAGAGATCGCCCGCGTGGTGCACGCCCTGGGCGGCCGAGCGATCCTCAAGGTGATCATCGAGACCTGCCTGTTGAACGAAGAGGAGAAAGTGCGGGCGGCGCGGATCGTCGAGGAGGCAGGTGGAGACTATGTGAAGACATCCACCGGGTTTAACGGCCCCGGAGCAACGGTGGAAGATGTCCGCCTTATCCGCCAGACGGTGAGCCCCAGGGTCGGGATCAAAGCCTCCGGAGGGATCCGCGATGCCCGTACGGCCTTGGAAATGCTTCAAGCCGGTGCCAGCCGCATCGGCACCAGCTCAGGAGTGGCAATTGTGAACGCCGTCTCCTTTTGA